The Apium graveolens cultivar Ventura chromosome 11, ASM990537v1, whole genome shotgun sequence genome has a window encoding:
- the LOC141698140 gene encoding vesicle-associated membrane protein 711: MAILYVLVARGSVVLAEFSGTTTNASAIARQLLEKAPGNDDMNVSYSQDRYIFHVKRTDGLTVLCMADENAGRRIPFAFLEDIHQRFVRTYGRAVLSAQAYAMNDEFSRVMSQQMEYYSSDPNADRINRLKGEMSQVRNVMIENIDKVLERGDRLELLVDKTENLQGNTFRFRKQTRRFRSTVWWKNVKLTVMLILLLLVIVYIVMAFVCHGLLLPSCF, translated from the exons ATGGCGATTTTGTATGTATTGGTGGCGAGAGGATCGGTTGTGTTGGCGGAGTTTAGCGGTACTACGACTAACGCAAGCGCAATTGCGAGACAATTACTCGAAAAAGCTCCCGGGAATGATGATATGAATGTTTCGTATTCGCAGGATCGGTATATTTTTCATGTTAAGAGGACTGATGGACTCACTGTGCTTTGTATGGCTGATGAGAATGCTGGAA GACGAATTCCTTTTGCATTTCTGGAAGACATTCACCAAAGATTTGTGAGGACTTATGGTCGAGCAGTTCTGTCAGCCCAAGCTTATGCGATGAATGATGAGTTTTCAAGGGTGATGAGCCAACAAATGGAATATTACTCGAGTGATCCCAATGCCGACAGGATAAACCGACTTAAAGGAGAAATGAGTCAG GTAAGAAATGTCATGATTGAGAATATTGATAAAGTCTTAGAAAGAGGTGATCGCTTGGAGTTGCTAGTTGATAAAACTGAAAATTTGCAAGGAAATACTTTTCGCTTCAGAAAGCAGACACGTCGTTTCAGAAGTACTGTGTGGTGGAAAAACGTCAAACTCAC GGTTATGCTGATACTTCTGCTGCTGGTGATTGTTTATATTGTGATGGCATTTGTTTGTCATGGGCTTTTGCTTCCTTCTTGTTTCTAA